The DNA region tattttccattacCCTTTAAAGGATATTATTATCAGGTTTTATGTCTTTGACCCTGTTGATATACATCATGTCCTGTGGGTGAGCTCTTACTCCAAAGGTGGATGAGTACCTGAAGAAAAACACCAACATTTAAGTTAGTGTATGTTTTTAGCGTAGTATGaataaaatgttatttgttACTCTTCTGTTATTAATAGCGAATGACGATAACCGACTCAATAAATCGACTAAGAACACTAAGATCATGGAGGTCGGTTATCCGAGTCCGATCTCTTTCACACCCGTACAGTACAAATGATgaataaagaatgaaaaataattttttttattaaaaataaaaacactcagtatcagaatttcttaCAATTGTTTATTAAAGGAGATGCAACCGATGATGGTGTAAAAAGGAGACGGGATTGATTTAACATGCATTGTTGATGTTAATTATGAGAAAGTCAATACGATAATCACAGTGTCCTATCTCTTGACACATGTTCAACAATAGTTTGGAATAAAAAGATATCAGTAGATATTCTTGAacgattattaattatatactgTGCTTACGATGTAATAACGAGTAACTATAtacttatgattaatttttataattttttagaaaataggcTTTATACTTATAACATATTATTGCATgcagtaaaattatttattttaataataatcatttaaaaaatctgTTATCGgtaatttcttataaattaatagtttaaatatttgtatacaatatatatttattaaactaatatttttatttgagaaattaaaatatataatatataatatataatatttttacactatcattTAACTATAAACTATTaaacttatattattatattatcaataatttCTGATTGATTAAAAGTACAaacgaaatttttttttttaccaataaaacttatgtcattttattcataaagaaacagaaatataagtaaaaacgAAATCAAAAAGATGATAGTTAGAATATAACTGTGAAACTCTTGCTAAGACATGAAGGACAGATAACAGTAAAGTACAAAGTTATTAAActcttttttataacttattttttctttctatcttttCATTACATCAAtcgttttatttaatttttctctttctcttaaaGTATATAGAAATCCTGTACGGGGTATCAGTATCCTTCTTAAAATAATGGCGTACTATCATAACCAGATTACCTGCAGTCACGAAAGGTTAGAGTGGTGCCATGAAATAAAAGTAGTATATCTCATCGGTGTCTTTCCCTGGCACACAGATTCCATTTCCAGAGGAAAgcgaaggaaaaggaaaaagctcATCCGAAACAGTACTTGATCAAAGACGAAGCCTTCATCAAACAATTTACAATTgataaaaaagagagtaaaGAAACACAGTCTAAATCtggcaaataattttttaactttaatttctagtgtcaaatataaaaagttttatgCCATTAgccaataaaaatttatagaaagtgtaatttttttaaaaataattattccaaaagttaataaactgaattaattgaaaattataaaattcatgaCAAAGattcattatataaattaaataagatgaGTGGCCAATGAATTTGGAgtttacaataaattttgaaatttacgataaattttaaccaatgaaaaaaaatatttaaaaaaatatgttaaaagtatattatttttaagtaagGTCTTCCATCAAGCTTTATACATACAAAAAATATGCTCGAAAGAGAAGACTTTACTCCAAATTTACTTACATTCATTTCTCATAACAAAATCATTAAATGTTTTGTactaataacataattaactaaaaattaattctagtaatataaaaagtaaaaactctACATTATTACTATAtacactatttatttataaagctTTTAACgtaatatttattagttttgaaaGTGTGAGGCGATGTGAGATTAATCCCAAAATgatggaaaattaaaatttagttttagaaTGTAAAAAAAGCGCGACAACTTAATTCTACTATTAAGTTTCACTTGTTTATGGAAAAGAACATCACGTTTATTATTTGCTTTGTGAGACTAATTTGCCAGCATATTATCAAGaactaatttatcaaatttgaaatcggtgattttcatcttctttcatttattgaattttctatccaaatcaaaagtttcttctttgattttggTGTTGAACTTTTATTTGCAATGGTCATCAAAGGTCACcctttaatttctcttttctctttccaTCCTatgattgttgttttttttaatgacatTTGAGTCCAAAGTTGTCAAATAGACATGCATATTAGGGATAAAGAagaaaacttaacagaaagacTAATATATCGCATTTGTGTCTCACATTCTGgactaagttaattttttatcgtttaaaaattaagttcactgtttatatattttcatggACTAAAACGTgtaactatcatttttttttaatatattatactagtatattggttttttttaaggtagtatattgtttttcattctatgcaatagtagtatatatgtatatatatatatatatatgtgcgcGCGCGCGACAAATATATATGTAGGCTATAGTTCCTTGTTGTATTTttccatatatttattttcgcTCTAGCTAGCAGTTGATTCCTTCTTTCTGCAGTGTAGCTTCCACAGCACTAGTGAGCAGTGAGTGAGGACCATTATTCATTTGTTAATATGGTTATAAAAATACAGTGAGGTAGCTGCATTCCTTTTGATTTGTGTCTGTCCATGGCAGTATCAGTATCACGCCTCGTTTCCTTTTTCTCACTGATCATTTCCCTGCCTTTATCATTCCTCTCACTTTtgctttctttattttcttcagCACGTACGTACGCGTAACCTCTCTCTTTGCTTGCATAGCATCTGCAAAACCTGACAGTGAAAAAGAGTAACACCTTTTTTACAACCTCTCATTTTCTCTGCCATCCAAACCAAGCAGCAGCCAAGACAAGAGTAACGCCCACTACTCCAACTCTCTTCATTCAATTCATTtccaacaaacaaacaaacacatccTTAGGATGCTCGAGACAGTTAAATACCTTCTCGGTTCGGCCGGTCCAAGCGGCTTCGGCTCCAAAACTACCGCCGAACAAGTCACGGAAAACCACGCCGATCTCCGCTCCATCACCGCCATTATCACCggttattttcatattattgttaacattctgtcattattggtaattaattataaaaattatatatgatgtaTTTTTCTGGTTACGATCAGGTGCTACGTCTGGAATCGGAACTGAAACGGCGCGTGTGCTAGCGAAGCGTGGTGCCAGGCTGGTTCTGCCGGCGCGTAGCATGAAAGCTGCGGAAGACGCGAAAGCGCGCATAGTGTCAGAGTGTCCTGATTCAGAGATCATCGTTATGGCTCTTGATCTTAGTTCTCTCAATTCGGTTACTAACTTCGTTGCTCACTTTCACTCTCTCGGTTTGCCTCTCCATCTcctaatgtatatatatatacatatatataatcctTCACTTACatctagtttttattttttattattattattatcattttcacCTAATcgatgaccatatgaatttgaATGATTATTAGAAACAATGCTGGAAAGTTTGCACATGAACATGCTATATCTGAAGATGGCGTTGAAATGACCTTCGCCACTAATTATCTGGgtgagaaattaattaaatcaacaaagtgttcctctgacaaacaattacaagaaatttgattttcttttaatttcttaggtCATTTTGTGATGACAAATTTGTTGGTGAAAAAGATGGTGGAAACGGCGAAGGAGACAGGAGTGCAGGGTAGGATAGTGAACGTGTCGTCGAGCATCCACGGGTGGTTTTCCGGCGATGCGATTTCATATCTGGCTCTTAT from Glycine soja cultivar W05 chromosome 8, ASM419377v2, whole genome shotgun sequence includes:
- the LOC114422949 gene encoding short-chain dehydrogenase TIC 32, chloroplastic-like; this translates as MLETVKYLLGSAGPSGFGSKTTAEQVTENHADLRSITAIITGATSGIGTETARVLAKRGARLVLPARSMKAAEDAKARIVSECPDSEIIVMALDLSSLNSVTNFVAHFHSLGLPLHLLINNAGKFAHEHAISEDGVEMTFATNYLGHFVMTNLLVKKMVETAKETGVQGRIVNVSSSIHGWFSGDAISYLALISRNKRHYDATRAYALSKLANVFHTKELARRLQQMGANVTVNCVHPGIVRTRLTREREGLLTDLVFFLASKLLKTIPQAAATTCYVATHPRLLNVSGKYFADCNETSTSKLGSNSTEAARLWAASEFMISRGPKAAFDLLNHLEF